The Drosophila innubila isolate TH190305 chromosome 3R unlocalized genomic scaffold, UK_Dinn_1.0 2_E_3R, whole genome shotgun sequence genome has a segment encoding these proteins:
- the LOC117793051 gene encoding dedicator of cytokinesis protein 3 translates to MWIPSNNKYGVAIHNWHGDVRFGLPLDVGDSVDIVEECKYWYRGSCPRKSRAVGLFPKTYIHIKDLSKIDPVVAECTQVLREWSEIWKRLYVDREAYKFQTLRKVMFSILESRRELLSATMTQDQTIELQMVVVSKIDWGNRKLGLDLVPRVGPLAVDPHGIGIVKLYNVHVSSADNAKASSSRGTLRRKTQRKILSHHLYFCMRDFGHRIGGDDAEVYFFLYDGNRMRPLSERFLVKISKDGFSNYIEKLHSNCSVFTDLGAADLNEELHLVAVVMRVGKIIQSDSIKKIEKNSSTNASGATYRRPFGVGVLSLGDICQMDSSLEQQSSEEREYSFKLYQSEEKDFHLLPELIIKKSSGKFSPIQPGNQSTQGIVVSLKLLHGGLGQARQEQPLLFQGTTITRKMGFPDVIMPGDVRNDLFLTLERGEFERGGKNTGKNILVTVVVLDVAGNVLTDCLWGASGMDALPQYRSMILYHQNAPSWNEMLRLSVPIDKFATAHVRFEFRHCSTREKSEPKLFAFSFARLMDTSGATLGDGQHELFVYKCEDPAKLQAASYLRLKCRPRDAQAKMDCSGCFSRSSKEVFVLRSLLCSTKLTQNADLLSLLQWRAHPDTIQDSLTGVLRLNDEELVKFLQDVLDALFAMFSNEEGNSTQHSGLVFHVLVSIFSLLQSNKFQHFRPVMNEYIENHFAAALVYKGLITSVEHMAVFMTKAEHPDPFQKCFGSLEYIFKLLIQSRRLFARATGGQYEDSFRRDLHSLFTALNGMLAVPSYDVIIPTQEALLNSTGVVLEQLKDTLPAPELGMLARNMLDAIPRGAPNRLIQAKLQAVKDLVSGELFHEDDSRTVVLSVACKHLRMHLSRRDELRLCAEILSEILTQLYELQREQRDKVTNTLQHDLDSLCKNILGILIRTISIIWEGSNAVLPQLVACLLGLLQLLDETHYKRFWDELTPNKDPRDIKDFLSKSLLVYEELLTQDWLVYPNDWLVMKLAANDVLRKSLEEFAKPLVYRFLGPQAFDSQLWWSYFSLAVTFLTQPSLQLEQYREPKRLKILHSHGDMRVLMGFQILSMWSQLGEQKLHFIPSMVGPFLEVTLVPEPALRKATLSVFYDMMQCEQAARGSFRLVESELIDKLDLLISENKGDDEYRELFSTMEHLSLVLLEKVQVENPNWKDAGTAFIGSVTRLLERLLDYRSVMQGEENRDKRMTCTVNLLNFYKNEINRKEMYLRYIYKLHNLHLQAENYTEAGYTLKLYASMLSWDRETQSFAPFDNSGQPEWQRKERLYHEILKYFDKGKCWEKGIPLCKELAQLYETRRFDYNKLSDILILEAKFFQNILTQLRPEPEYFRVGFYGMELPLFVRNKQFVYRGLEYERIGAFTQRLQTEFPSAQILANNSPPDAAILNAPEQYIQISNVRPVGDAQALKTAMVPVPEKIARFYEVNDVTRFIYDRPMYKGPIDKDNEFKSLWIERTTLDIASALPGILRWFEVKQKSVQELTPVEYACEIISNAGKELADLIVQYRRDPKRNINPFSMRLQGTIDANVMGGISKYQEAFFSEHFIKSPQGAGQQANVQRLKVLILEQIQILEQALELHGQLAPAGVQPLHNRLLERFSQLKQSLSGMGRLKRQPSESIVNTPLPPLPTEQRTAAQNMASGNPNANYVYELDEIYTRPGDTLRPVETMNSYQTLSKESLSIPLPLTEPSEAPPVPNRPRSQNFVTNGAMDSPEVPPKRQPTINSPNAPPLPPRGITPDKRASNPLIFNDFGTSTDAAARRHSAQQQHGQKYSVVDISFDDPEADQQPHSLPHNLQDAGSHLNVCFAPNDFRDSGISTTSSRELNQLNNLSEESSSISLSTVHHREHCRISSNGSLDMHLHGGALNITQRESSTSSFDVEDIPVPPPPIPPKSLGVTANGLSASMASDEAHSPNTHPSLNHSINNHNHLQQQHNGAGNGDGDGDGYSSPQHQTSNGNGNGNSLTGSTMVAPVSTAVEAATSSSSHHHDGGTF, encoded by the exons ATGTGGATACCATCCAACAACAAATACGGCGTCG CCATCCACAATTGGCATGGCGATGTCCGATTTGGACTGCCTTTGGACGTTGGCGACTCTGTGGATATTGTGGAGGAGTGCAAGTATTGGTATCGCGGCTCCTGTCCCCGCAAATCTCGAGCCGTTGGACTCTTTCCAAAAACCTATATACACATCAAGGATCTGTCTAAAATTGATCCCGTTGTTGCCGAGTGTACACAGGTCTTACGCGAATGGTCTGAGATCTGGAAACGACTCTATGTG GATCGTGAGGCGTACAAATTCCAAACGCTGCGCAAGGTTATGTTTTCCATATTGGAGAGTCGACGGGAATTGTTGAGCGCCACAATGACACAGGATCAGACGATCGAGCTACAAATGGTTGTGGTATCGAAAATCGATTGGGGTAATCG CAAACTGGGACTCGATCTGGTTCCACGCGTGGGTCCACTGGCCGTAGATCCTCATGGCATTGGCATTGTGAAGCTCTACAATGTGCACGTAAGCAGTGCTGATAATGCCAAAGCCTCCTCG AGCCGTGGTACGCTGCGAAGAAAGACACAGCGCAAGATCCTAAGTCATCATTTATACTTTTGCATGCGGGACTTTGGACATCGCATTGGGGGCGATGATGCAGAGGTCTATTTCTTTCTGTACGATGGCAATCGCATGCGTCCGCTATCGGAGCGGTTTCTTGTAAAGATCTCCAAGGATGGTTTCTCCAATTACATCGAGAAGTTGCACAGCAATTGCTCGGTCTTCACTGATCTTG GTGCCGCTGATCTCAACGAGGAACTTCACCTGGTGGCCGTAGTTATGCGCGTGGGTAAAATCATACAATCGGATTCGATTAAGAAGATTGAGAAGAACAGCTCAACCAATGCTAGTGGCGCCACCTATCGTCGTCCCTTTGGCGTGGGCGTACTTTCGCTGGGCGACATCTGTCAGATGGACAGCAGTCTGGAGCAGCAGTCTTCGGAGGAGCGTGAATATAGCTTCAAGCTGTACCAGAGTGAGGAGAAAGACTTTCATTTGCTGCCCGAGCTAATCATTAAGAAATCGAGCGGAAAATTCTCGCCCATTCAGCCGGGTAATCAAAGTACTCAGGGAATTGTGGTATCCCTTAAGTTGCTGCACGGTGGACTGGGTCAGGCACGTCAGGAGCAGCCGCTGCTCTTCCAGGGCACAACCATTACACGTAAAATGGGTTTCCCCGATGTTATCATGCCCGGCGATGTACGCAACGATCTCTTCCTGACCCTGGAACGCGGTGAATTCGAGCGAGGGGGCAAGAATACGGGAAAGAACATTCTGGTCACCGTTGTGGTGCTCGATGTGGCTGGCAATGTGCTCACCGACTGTCTGTGGGGTGCCTCTGGCATGGACGCATTGCCACAATACCGCTCCATGATACTCTATCATCAAAATGCGCCCAGCTGGAATGAAATGCTCCGGTTGAGTGTGCCCATCGATAAGTTTGCCACCGCCCACGTGCGCTTTGAGTTCCGACATTGTTCGACCCGCGAAAAGTCGGAGCCCAAGCTGTTTGCATTTAGCTTTGCCCGTCTCATGGATACCAGTGGCGCCACCTTGGGGGATGGCCAGCATGAGCTATTTGTCTACAAATGCGAGGATCCGGCCAAGCTACAGGCGGCCAGCTATTTGCGACTGAAGTGCCGACCCAGAGATGCGCAGGCCAAGATGGATTGCAGCGGATGCTTTAGTCGCAGCTCCAAGGAGGTTTTCGTACTCCGATCGCTTCTGTGCTCCACGAAATTGACACAGAACGCGGatctgctgtcgctgctgcagtGGCGTGCACATCCCGACACCATTCAGGACTCGCTGACGGGTGTGCTTCGGCTGAACGATGAGGAGCTGGTTAAGTTCCTGCAGGACGTGCTGGACGCACTCTTTGCCATGTTCTCCAACGAGGAGGGCAACAGCACGCAGCATTCGGGCCTGGTCTTCCATGTGCTAGTAAGCATCTTCAGTCTGCTGCAGAGCAACAAGTTCCAACACTTTCGACCCGTGATGAACGAGTACATTGAGAATCACTTCGCTGCCGCCCTGGTCTACAAGGGTCTCATCACATCCGTTGAGCACATGGCCGTCTTCATGACCAAGGCCGAGCATCCGGATCCCTTTCAAAAGTGTTTCGGCTCCTTGGAGTACATCTTCAAGCTATTGATTCAATCGCGTCGGCTTTTCGCGCGTGCCACTGGAGGGCAGTACGAGGACTCCTTTAGACGAGATCTGCATTCGCTCTTTACGGCGTTGAATGGCATGTTGGCAGTGCCATCTTATGATGTCATCATACCCACCCAAGAGGCGTTGCTCAACTCCACAGGCGTTGTGCTGGAACAGCTTAAGGATACATTGCCTGCTCCAGAGCTCGGAATGCTCGCTCGCAACATGCTGGATGCCATACCACGCGGTGCACCCAATCGTCTCATCCAGGCCAAATTGCAAGCAGTCAAGGATCTGGTTTCCGGGGAGCTCTTTCACGAGGATG ATTCACGGACCGTTGTCCTGTCGGTGGCCTGCAAACATCTGCGGATGCATCTGAGCCGCCGCGATGAGCTGCGTCTCTGCGCCGAGATTCTCTCGGAGATTCTAACCCAATTGTACGAGCTGCAGCGGGAACAGCGTGACAAGGTGACCAATACGCTGCAGCACGATCTGGACTCGTTGTGCAAGAATATCCTGGGCATATTGATACGAACCATAAGCATTATTTGGGAGGGCTCGAATGCGGTGCTTCCACAATTGGTGGCGTGTCTGTTGGgactgttgcagctgctcgaCGAGACGCACTACAAACGCTTCTGGGACGAATTGACCCCCAACAAGGATCCTCGTGACATAAAGGACTTTCTCAGCAAGTCGCTGCTAGTGTATGAGGAGCTACTGACTCAAGACTGGCTTGTTTATCCCAATGACTGGCTGGTCATGAAGCTGGCCGCCAATGATGTGCTCCGCAAGTCCCTAGAAGAATTTGCCAAGCCGCTTGTTTATCGCTTCCTTGGACCACAGGCCTTCGACTCACAGCTCTGGTGGAGCTACTTTAGTCTGGCGGTCACATTTCTCACACAACCCTCGCTACAGCTGGAACAGTATAGGGAGCCCAAGCGGCTTAAGATACTGCACTCTCACGGCGATATGCGCGTCCTGATGGGCTTCCAAATACTCAGCATGTGGTCGCAGTTGGGCGAACAAAAACTACACTTCATACCCTCAATGGTTGGTCCGTTCCTGGAGGTGACTCTGGTGCCGGAGCCAGCACTGCGCAAGGCCACACTCTCCGTCTTCTACGACATGATGCAGTGCGAACAG GCCGCACGTGGATCCTTTCGTCTGGTGGAGAGCGAGCTCATTGATAAGCTGGATCTGTTAATCAGTGAGAACAAAGGGGACGATGAATATCGGGAGCTTTTCAGCACCAT GGAACATCTCAGCTTGGT TTTGCTGGAGAAGGTGCAAGTGGAGAATCCGAACTGGAAGGATGCGGGCACGGCGTTTATTGGGTCCGTAACTCGGCTACTGGAGCGACTCCTTGACTATCGCAGTGTAATGCAGGGAGAGGAAAATCGGGATAAACGCATGACATGCACTGTCAATCTactgaatttttataaaaatgaaatcaatcgCAAGGAAATGTATCTGAG ATACATCTATAAGCTGCACAATCTGCATCTTCAGGCAGAGAACTACACGGAGGCGGGCTACACTCTCAAGCTGTATGCCTCCATGCTCAGCTGGGATCGAGAGACCCAAAGCTTTGCACCCTTCGACAACAGCGGACAGCCGGAGTGGCAGCGTAAGGAGCGTCTTTATCATGag atactCAAATACTTCGACAAGGGCAAGTGCTGGGAGAAGGGCATTCCGCTCTGCAAGGAGCTGGCACAGCTCTATGAGACGCGTCGCTTTGACTACAACAAACTGAGCGATATTCTCATATTGGAGGCAAAGTTCTTTCAGAATATATTGACACAGCTGAGACCAGAGCCAGAATACTTTCGGGTTGGCTTCTATGGCATGGAGTTGCCGCTCTTTGTGCGG AACAAGCAGTTTGTCTATCGGGGTCTGGAGTACGAGCGTATTGGCGCCTTCACACAACGCCTGCAAACGGAGTTCCCAAGCGCACAAATTCTGGCGAACAATAGTCCACCGGATGCAGCCATATTGAATGCACCGGAACAGTATATCCAGATTAGCAATGTGAGACCCGTGGGCGATGCGCAGGCGCTGAAAACGGCCATGGTGCCGGTGCCGGAGAAGATCGCACGGTTCTATGAGGTGAACGATGTGACACGTTTCATCTATGATCGGCCAATGTACAAGGGTCCCATTGATAAGGACAACGAGTTCAAGTCGCTGTGGATCGAACGCACCACGCTGGACATTGCCAGTGCCTTGCCCGGCATCCTGCGCTGGTTCGAAGTCAAGCAAAAGTCCGTGCAGGAACTGACGCCGGTGGAATATGCCTGCGAGATCATCAGCAATGCGGGCAAAGAGCTGGCGGATCTAATCGTTCAGTATCGACGCGATCCGAAGCGCAACATCAATCCGTTCTCGATGCGTCTGCAGGGCACCATCGATGCCAACGTGATGGGCGGCATTAGCAAGTATCAGGAGGCGTTCTTCTCCGAGCACTTCATCAAGTCACCACAGGGCGCCGGCCAACAAGCCAATGTGCAGCGATTGAAGGTTTTAATTTTGGAGCAGATACAGATTCTTGAACAGGCACTGGAGCTACATGGCCAATTGGCACCTGCGGGTGTTCAGCCGTTACACAATCGCCTGCTGGAGCGTTTCTCTCAGTTGAAGCAAAGTCTTTCAGGAATGGGTCGTCTCAAGCGTCAGCCGTCCGAGAGTATTGTTAACACGCCGCTGCCGCCACTGCCAACAGAGCAGCGTACAGCTGCCCAGAACATGGCCAGTGGTAATCCGAATGCCAACTATGTTTACGAGCTGGATGAGATCTATACGCGCCCCGGCGACACACTGCGTCCGGTGGAGACAATGAATTCCTATCAGACTCTCAGCAAGGAAAGCCTCAGCATACCACTGCCGCTGACCGAGCCAAGCGAGGCGCCGCCAGTTCCGAATCGTCCACGCTCTCAGAACTTTGTTACAAACGGTGCCATGGACAGTCCGGAGGTGCCGCCAAAGCGTCAACCGACAATCAATTCACCCAATGCGCCACCATTGCCGCCTCGCGGCATTACGCCGGATAAGCGCGCCTCGAATCCATTGATATTCAATGACTTTGGCACCTCCACAGATGCCGCTGCGAGGCGTCATTCGGCGCAACAGCAGCACGGCCAAAAGTACTCCGTGGTGGATATTAGCTTTGATGATCCCGAGGCGGATCAACAGCCGCACTCGTTGCCACATAATCTGCAGGACGCTGGAAGCCATCTGAATGTATGCTTTGCTCCCAATGACTTTCGTGATTCGGGCATCTCCACGACCAGCTCACGGGAGCTCAATCAACTGAACAATTTGAGCGAAGAGTCATCCTCCATCTCATTGAGTACGGTCCATCATCGGGAGCACTGTCGCATTAGCTCCAACGGCAGCCTGGACATGCACTTGCATGGGGGAGCATTAAACATTACGCAACGTGAAAGCTCCACCAGTTCCTTCGATGTGGAAGATATACCCGTACCGCCGCCACCCATACCACCCAAGTCGCTGGGCGTGACGGCGAATGGATTAAGCGCCTCCATGGCCAGCGACGAGGCACATTCACCAAACACACATCCATCTCTTAATCATTCCATcaacaatcacaatcatcTTCAACAGCAACATAATGGCGCCGgcaatggcgatggcgatggagATGGCTATAGCTCTCCGCAGCATCAGACGAgcaatgggaatgggaatgggaatagTCTGACCGGGAGCACAATGGTTGCACCAGTGTCAACAGCTGTTGAGGCAGCCACATCTTCATCCAGTCATCATCACGATGGCGGCACCTTTTGA
- the LOC117793052 gene encoding innexin inx3 — MAVFGMVSAVSSFVKIRYLLDKAVIDNMVFRCHYRITTAILFTCCIILTANNLIGDPISCINDGSIPMHVINTFCWISYTFTIPGQHHRHIGTDVAAPGVSNEYGQEKRYHSYYQWVPFVLFFQGLMFYVPHWIWKNMEDGKIRMITDGLRGMVTVPEDYRKDRQNRIIKYFMDSLNSHNAYSFAYFFCELLNFINVIVNIFMVDKFLGGAFMSYGTEVLKFSNMDQDMRYDPMIEVFPRLTKCTFHKYGPSGSVQKHDTLCVLALNILNEKIYIFLWFWFIILATVSGVAVLYSLVVVMMPTTRETIIKRSYRSGQRKEIAGLVRRLEIGDFLILHLLSQNLSTRSYSDMLEQLCGLLGASRTPSAPSTLEMNPISHPIYPPVEGFGGKETET, encoded by the exons ATGGCGGTCTTTGGCATGGTCTCGGCTGTGTCCAGCTTCGTCAAGATACGATATCTGCTGGACAAGgctgttatcgataacatgGTATTCCGATGCCACTACAGGATTACAACAGCCATACTTTTCACCTGTTGCATTATTTTAACCGCTAACAATCTGATTG GTGATCCGATAAGCTGCATCAACGATGGATCTATACCGATGCACGTGATCAACACATTCTGTTGGATATCATACACCTTTACGATACCCGGACAACATCATCGACATATTGGAACAGATGTGGCCGCACCCGGCGTATCGAATGAATATGGTCAGGAGAAGCGTTATCACAGCTACTATCAGTGGGTGCCTTTTGTGCTGTTCTTCCAG GGACTTATGTTCTATGTGCCGCATTGGATCTGGAAAAATATGGAGGATGGTAAAATTCGCATGATAACCGACGGTTTGCGCGGCATGGTTACTGTGCCCGAGGACTATCGCAAGGATCGTCAGAATCGcattataaaatactttatgGACAGTCTCAACTCGCACAACGCCTACTCATTTGCGTATTTCTTCTGCGAGCTGCTCAATTTTATCAATGTGATTGTCAATATCTTCATGGTGGATAAGTTTCTGGGCGGTGCTTTTATGTCCTATGGTACGGAAGTGCTTAAGTTCTCGAATATGGATCAGGACATGCGCTACGATCCAATGATTGAAGTCTTCCCAAGACTAACCAAGTGCACGTTCCATAAATATGGTCCCAGTGGCAGCGTACAGAAGCACGATACGCTCTGTGTACTCGCCCTCAATATTCTCAACGAGAAGATCTACATTTTCCTGTG GTTCTGGTTTATCATATTGGCCACAGTTTCTGGCGTAGCTGTGCTCTATTCCCTGGTGGTTGTAATGATGCCAACCACACGTGAGACCATCATCAAGCGCTCTTATCGCTCCGGTCAGCGCAAGGAAATCGCTGGATTGGTTCGGCGTTTGGAG ATTGGTGACTTCttgattttgcatttactTAGCCAGAATCTCAGTACAAGGTCCTACAGCGATATGCTGGAACAACTGTGCGGTTTACTGGGTGCCTCCCGCACACCCTCCGCCCCCTCGACGCTCGAAATGAATCCCATCAGCCACCCGATTTATCCACCCGTTGAGGGATTCGGCGGCAAGGAGACCGAGACATAA
- the LOC117793053 gene encoding elongation of very long chain fatty acids protein 1: MTMNYYNSSTRFEMVVEIANIAFDEFKTHHITRNYTGLVQRYYQLVEEDYGDPRAKRFPLMEHPLFTFGLVAIYLSWVLVLGPLFMRDRKPFQLRRTLVIYNAFQVALSGYMFYEHLMAGWLNYYNLKCQPVDYSDSPMSKRMLNLCYIYYLSKLTEFADTMFFVLRKKSSQITWLHVYHHSVTPLETWVLVKFLAGGNATFPNLLNNFVHVCMYFYYMMSAMGPEYAKFLWWKKYMTELQIAQFVLCIVHTTRALFSNQCQFSKFISALLLLNASIFFCLFMNFYMQSYKKSKAQQLSSAATTATPALTAQADSNNNTSNSKAVIQDQDLALKLKAH; this comes from the exons ATGACTATGAATTattacaacagcagcacacGCTTCGAGATGGTCGTGGAGATAGCTAACATTGCTTTCGATGAGTTCAAGACCCATCATATAACGCGCAACTATACGGGACTGGTGCAGCGCTACTACCAGCTCGTCGAGGAGGATTACGGCG ATCCCCGTGCCAAACGTTTTCCACTCATGGAACATCCGCTGTTTACATTTGGTCTGGTCGCCATATATCTATCCTGGGTGCTTGTCCTGGGTCCGTTGTTTATGCGGGATCGCAAGCCTTTTCAACTACGTCGCACCCTCGTCATCTACAATGCCTTTCAAGTCGCGCTTAGCGGATATATGTTCTACGAG CATTTAATGGCCGGCTGGCTGAACTACTACAATTTAAAGTGCCAACCGGTTGACTATTCGGATAGTCCCATGTCTAAACGG ATGCTTAACCTTTGCTATATTTACTACTTGTCCAAATTAACCGAGTTCGCCGACACAATGTTCTTTGTGCTGCGGAAGAAGTCATCCCAAATAACGTGGCTGCATGTGTATCATCATTCGGTAACGCCGTTGGAAACATGGGTGCTGGTCAAGTTCTTGGCAG GCGGCAATGCGACATTCCCCAATCTGTTGAACAACTTTGTGCATGTGTGCATGTACTTCTATTACATGATGTCGGCCATGGGTCCCGAGTATGCAAAGTTCCTGTGGTGGAAGAAATACATGACGGAGCTGCAAATC GCTCAATTTGTGCTTTGCATTGTGCACACCACGCGGGCTCTCTTCAGCAATCAGTGCCAGTTCTCCAAGTTTATATCAGCGCTGTTATTGCTCAATGCCTCCATCTTTTTCTGCCTCTTCATGAACTTTTATATGCAGAGCTACAAGAAGTCCAAGGCCCAGCAGCTGTCatcagcagcgacaacagcgaCGCCAGCGTTGACGGCACAGgcggacagcaacaacaacacatccAATTCCAAAGCAGTGATCCAGGATCAGGATTTAGCATTGAAACTGAAGGCTCATTAA